In one Umezawaea sp. Da 62-37 genomic region, the following are encoded:
- a CDS encoding response regulator transcription factor, protein MTVRVLVADDQALIRAGLVALFTAAPGLEVVGEAADGAEAVVLAAGASPDVILMDIRMPVLDGIAATREILAAAGEDPPKVVVLTTFDLDEYVYSALAGGASGFLLKDTPPDRIIAAVHTIAGGDVLLAPRITQRLIEAHAQRYRSAVVGELGGLTARETEVLRLVGNGLSNGQIAQRLVLSEATVKTHVKRVMGKLGLSSRAQAVVVAYETGLIVAAGGG, encoded by the coding sequence GTGACGGTGCGCGTGCTTGTGGCCGATGATCAGGCGTTGATCCGGGCGGGGCTGGTGGCGCTGTTCACGGCCGCGCCGGGGTTGGAGGTCGTGGGTGAGGCGGCTGATGGGGCGGAGGCGGTGGTGTTGGCCGCGGGGGCGTCGCCGGATGTGATCTTGATGGACATCCGGATGCCGGTGCTGGATGGGATCGCGGCTACGCGGGAGATCCTGGCGGCGGCTGGGGAGGATCCGCCGAAAGTGGTGGTGTTGACGACGTTCGACCTAGATGAGTACGTGTACAGCGCGCTTGCGGGTGGGGCGTCTGGGTTCCTGTTGAAGGACACGCCGCCGGATCGGATCATCGCGGCGGTGCACACGATCGCGGGTGGGGACGTCCTGCTGGCGCCGCGGATCACGCAGAGGTTGATCGAGGCTCATGCGCAGCGGTATCGGAGTGCGGTGGTGGGGGAGTTGGGTGGGTTGACCGCGCGGGAGACGGAGGTGTTGCGGTTGGTGGGGAACGGGTTGAGCAACGGGCAGATCGCGCAGCGGTTGGTGCTGAGTGAGGCGACGGTGAAGACGCATGTGAAGAGGGTGATGGGGAAGTTGGGGTTGAGCAGTCGGGCGCAGGCTGTGGTGGTGGCTTATGAGACGGGGTTGATCGTGGCTGCTGGGGGTGGGTGA
- a CDS encoding Lrp/AsnC family transcriptional regulator, whose protein sequence is MDKVDRAIIAHLSRDGRLTNAELAERVGLSPSPCLRRVRALEQEGVITGYRAEIDPAAVGRGFRVLLHIDMAAQDRATIEAFEEEVGRIDAVVECLRMFGQPDYQLWVAVADLGAYEQLYMGALTGLPGVARTNSQFPMKVVKGGGG, encoded by the coding sequence ATGGATAAGGTTGATCGGGCAATTATCGCTCATCTGAGTCGGGATGGGCGGTTGACCAACGCGGAGTTGGCTGAGCGGGTGGGGTTGTCGCCGTCGCCGTGTTTGCGGCGGGTGCGGGCGTTGGAGCAGGAGGGGGTGATCACCGGGTACCGCGCGGAGATCGATCCGGCCGCTGTCGGTCGTGGGTTCCGGGTGTTGCTGCACATCGACATGGCGGCGCAGGACCGGGCGACGATCGAGGCGTTCGAGGAGGAGGTGGGGCGGATTGACGCGGTGGTCGAGTGTTTGAGGATGTTCGGGCAGCCTGATTACCAGCTTTGGGTGGCGGTGGCTGATTTGGGGGCTTATGAGCAGTTGTACATGGGGGCGTTGACCGGGTTGCCGGGGGTGGCGCGGACGAATTCGCAGTTTCCGATGAAGGTGGTGAAGGGGGGTGGGGGGTGA
- a CDS encoding aminotransferase class V-fold PLP-dependent enzyme produces MRTTSPLALTAEEQHRAGQRLLTLLNNHERALPHTPIVPDLDRDLLTNLLRTPMPAKGIGVDALFDEITDQILPNSTTVAHPRFLAYVQGPPNGIAPYVEAVAAAINQNCNFWQLSPAASVVERSVLTWLGDVVGYPAEAGGILTGGGSLATLSGLAVALHDRAPDFRSVGLQGQAAPLVVYTSAEAHRSVDKAAAILGFGLDHVRHVPVDDRYRLRVDALAEMVAADRRAGLRPFCVVATSGTTTTGSVDPLDAIADLCAAEDLWMHVDGAYGALFLLNEEKRELLAGCARADSITLDPHKLLFAPLEVGCLLVRDGARLRSAFAFSSSYLTVAADPLMTDYMDHGPQLSRDFKALKVWAALRMFGVDAFRDATARTLELARYLGRRIEAEPGLELLAPIELTAVCFGFRGVADHTDALATLAAEGTALLGPAAVAGRSVMRACVTNYRTTRADVDLLVDRLRDLA; encoded by the coding sequence ATGCGCACCACCTCACCTCTAGCCCTGACCGCCGAAGAACAACACCGAGCAGGCCAACGCCTCCTAACCCTCCTCAACAACCACGAACGCGCCCTGCCCCACACCCCGATCGTCCCCGACCTCGACCGCGACCTCCTCACCAACCTCCTCCGAACCCCCATGCCCGCCAAGGGAATCGGCGTGGACGCCCTCTTCGACGAGATCACCGACCAGATCCTCCCCAACTCCACAACGGTCGCCCACCCGCGCTTCCTCGCCTACGTCCAGGGCCCGCCCAACGGCATCGCCCCCTACGTGGAGGCCGTCGCCGCGGCCATCAACCAGAACTGCAACTTCTGGCAGCTCTCCCCAGCCGCGAGCGTGGTCGAACGATCGGTGCTCACCTGGCTGGGCGACGTCGTCGGCTACCCGGCCGAAGCCGGCGGCATCCTCACCGGCGGTGGCTCGCTGGCCACGCTCTCCGGACTGGCCGTCGCGCTGCACGACCGCGCGCCGGACTTCCGATCGGTTGGACTGCAAGGACAAGCGGCGCCGCTGGTCGTGTACACGTCGGCGGAGGCGCACCGCAGCGTCGACAAGGCCGCGGCGATCCTCGGGTTCGGGCTGGACCACGTGCGGCACGTCCCCGTCGACGACCGGTACCGGTTGCGGGTCGACGCGCTGGCCGAGATGGTCGCCGCGGACAGGAGGGCGGGGCTGCGGCCGTTCTGCGTCGTCGCCACGTCCGGCACCACCACGACGGGGTCGGTCGACCCGCTCGACGCCATCGCGGACCTGTGCGCGGCCGAGGACCTGTGGATGCACGTGGACGGCGCGTACGGGGCGCTCTTCCTGCTGAACGAGGAGAAGCGCGAGCTGCTGGCGGGGTGCGCGCGGGCCGACTCGATCACGCTCGACCCGCACAAGCTGCTGTTCGCCCCGCTGGAGGTGGGCTGCCTGCTCGTCCGCGACGGTGCGCGGCTGCGGTCGGCGTTCGCCTTCAGCTCGTCCTACTTGACCGTCGCGGCCGACCCGCTGATGACGGACTACATGGACCACGGGCCGCAGCTGTCCCGTGACTTCAAGGCGTTGAAGGTGTGGGCCGCGCTGCGGATGTTCGGCGTGGACGCCTTCCGCGACGCGACGGCGCGGACCCTGGAGCTGGCCCGGTACCTGGGCCGCCGGATCGAGGCCGAGCCCGGTCTGGAACTGCTGGCGCCGATCGAGCTGACGGCGGTGTGCTTCGGGTTCCGCGGCGTCGCCGACCACACCGACGCGCTGGCGACCCTGGCCGCCGAGGGCACCGCGCTGCTCGGACCCGCGGCGGTGGCGGGCCGGTCGGTCATGCGGGCCTGCGTCACCAACTACCGCACGACCCGCGCCGACGTCGACCTCCTCGTCGACCGGCTGCGCGACCTGGCCTAG
- a CDS encoding serine hydrolase domain-containing protein has product MKRTCAVLMAMTTVLGTTAVGVADASADKRTLQRDADALLALGAPGVLVQLDTPTWRARVRSGFGDVAAGTPVPWDARFRIGSYTKTFVAATLLQLVGEGELSLEDSVERWLPGVVAGNGNDGAKITVRQLLQHTSGLPEYLEQLPHLFDQAEFEQHRFDTLAPEDAVALATKSAPVFEPGTEWSYSNTNYALAGMIIAEVTGNTWQHEVQARIIRPLGLRDTYTPGTSPHVPGPHAVGYQRFTPESADVDVTALNPSWGGAAGEIISTTADGNRFLRALVGGEVLRPAQLAEMQKTVRAAKFDEGWPGARYGLGLMWVPNSCGGSWSHGGDIHGFKTRNGVSPDGSRSVVVSINTDSMTPKPGVPAPTQDVTVDLIDHALCATG; this is encoded by the coding sequence ATGAAACGAACCTGTGCGGTGTTGATGGCGATGACGACGGTGCTCGGCACCACGGCGGTGGGTGTCGCCGACGCGAGCGCCGACAAGCGAACCCTCCAGCGCGACGCCGACGCGCTGCTCGCGTTGGGCGCGCCCGGTGTGCTGGTGCAGTTGGACACCCCGACGTGGCGGGCCAGGGTGCGCAGCGGGTTCGGCGACGTGGCGGCGGGGACGCCGGTGCCGTGGGACGCGCGGTTCCGGATCGGCAGCTACACCAAGACGTTCGTGGCGGCGACGCTGCTGCAACTGGTCGGCGAGGGCGAACTGTCCTTGGAGGACAGTGTCGAGCGGTGGCTGCCGGGTGTCGTGGCGGGCAACGGCAACGACGGCGCGAAGATCACCGTGCGGCAGCTCCTCCAGCACACCAGCGGTCTGCCCGAGTACCTGGAGCAGTTGCCGCACCTGTTCGACCAGGCGGAGTTCGAGCAGCACCGGTTCGACACCCTGGCGCCGGAGGACGCGGTCGCGCTGGCGACGAAGTCCGCGCCGGTGTTCGAGCCGGGCACGGAGTGGAGCTACTCCAACACCAACTACGCGCTCGCCGGGATGATCATCGCCGAGGTCACCGGGAACACCTGGCAGCACGAGGTCCAGGCGCGGATCATCCGCCCGCTCGGCCTGCGCGACACCTACACGCCCGGCACCTCCCCGCACGTTCCCGGTCCGCACGCCGTCGGGTACCAGCGGTTCACCCCCGAGAGCGCGGACGTCGACGTGACCGCGCTCAACCCGTCGTGGGGCGGGGCGGCAGGGGAAATCATCAGCACCACCGCCGATGGCAACCGGTTCCTCCGAGCACTGGTGGGCGGCGAGGTCCTGCGCCCCGCGCAGCTCGCCGAGATGCAGAAGACCGTGCGCGCCGCCAAGTTCGACGAGGGGTGGCCCGGCGCCCGCTACGGCCTCGGCCTGATGTGGGTCCCGAACTCGTGCGGCGGCTCCTGGTCGCACGGCGGCGACATCCACGGCTTCAAGACCCGCAACGGCGTCAGCCCCGACGGCAGCCGCAGCGTGGTCGTGTCCATCAACACCGACTCCATGACGCCGAAGCCGGGTGTTCCCGCCCCGACCCAGGACGTCACCGTCGACCTGATCGACCACGCGCTCTGCGCGACCGGCTGA
- a CDS encoding CGNR zinc finger domain-containing protein, translating to MMWPATERHGLTPAPSGLALVQDLLNTTTIGGNGFDLLSDTATTRTWVGAAVAAWTATTGREWVAPKVDDNDRVALRALRDTVTAMVEGDEVGGVQRSVTLGVALSPDGIVDLEPRGDGWRPIASAVFLECFLAQRVDTWKRVKTCANPPCAAAFYDHSRNNSGVWHDVKVCGNAVNLRASRARRRTG from the coding sequence ATGATGTGGCCCGCTACCGAGCGCCACGGCCTGACGCCGGCACCGTCCGGACTCGCCCTGGTGCAGGACCTGCTCAACACCACCACCATCGGGGGCAACGGGTTCGACCTGCTGTCGGACACCGCGACCACGCGGACGTGGGTCGGGGCCGCCGTCGCCGCGTGGACGGCCACCACCGGGCGCGAGTGGGTCGCGCCGAAGGTGGACGACAACGACCGGGTCGCCCTGCGCGCGCTGCGCGACACCGTGACGGCCATGGTGGAAGGGGACGAGGTCGGCGGTGTCCAGCGGTCGGTGACGCTCGGGGTCGCGTTGTCCCCCGACGGGATCGTGGACCTGGAGCCGCGCGGCGACGGGTGGCGGCCGATCGCCTCCGCCGTGTTCCTGGAGTGCTTCCTCGCCCAGCGGGTCGACACCTGGAAGCGGGTGAAGACGTGCGCGAACCCGCCCTGCGCGGCGGCCTTCTACGACCACTCGCGCAACAACAGCGGCGTGTGGCACGACGTGAAGGTCTGCGGGAACGCGGTCAACCTGCGCGCGTCCCGCGCCCGCCGCCGCACCGGCTGA
- a CDS encoding GntR family transcriptional regulator, whose amino-acid sequence MPEQPMTKGDFAYATLREKVLSGEFAPGEVLNQATLARAIGISTTPLREALRRLKSEGLVELDAHRDARVAELTAAEAHDLLEVRRALDPLAVSLAATRRTDADITAIHAAARDLRPLRRNPGVEDLIAHRRFHSALYRASHNALLISALDGLWDKADRYRRLGLEVPRGKPERDRTTLEHRLLVEHLVAGDAEAAATVMRAHIAASLGAKAASQLDGTTRAHR is encoded by the coding sequence ATGCCGGAACAACCCATGACCAAGGGCGACTTCGCCTACGCCACCCTGCGCGAGAAGGTCCTCTCCGGTGAGTTCGCGCCGGGGGAGGTGCTCAACCAGGCGACGCTGGCGCGCGCCATCGGCATCAGCACGACACCGCTGCGCGAGGCCTTGCGGCGCCTCAAGTCCGAGGGCCTGGTCGAGTTGGACGCCCACCGCGACGCGCGGGTCGCCGAACTGACCGCCGCCGAGGCGCACGACCTGCTGGAAGTGCGCCGGGCACTGGATCCGCTCGCCGTCTCGCTCGCGGCGACCAGGCGCACCGACGCGGACATCACGGCGATCCACGCCGCCGCGCGCGATCTCAGACCCCTCCGCCGCAACCCCGGTGTCGAGGACCTCATCGCCCACCGGCGGTTCCACTCGGCGCTGTACCGGGCCTCGCACAACGCCCTGCTCATCAGCGCGCTGGACGGCCTGTGGGACAAGGCCGACCGCTACCGCCGCCTGGGTCTGGAGGTCCCGCGCGGCAAACCCGAACGCGACCGCACGACCCTCGAACACCGCCTGCTGGTGGAGCACCTCGTGGCGGGCGACGCCGAGGCGGCCGCGACCGTCATGCGGGCCCACATCGCCGCCAGCCTCGGCGCCAAGGCCGCCTCGCAGCTCGACGGGACCACCCGTGCCCACCGCTGA
- a CDS encoding sensor histidine kinase — translation MRVNLRPALLDVLLASVLTALTFFTLISHTDGRAGPFVHVLAALTAAPLVLRQLAPVVTTLVIAGALAAYSLLGYGDHPNAGIGVLIALFTVATLRSRPVTAALFVLTVTVMTVSFLTTTSPASWSEIAQSVLEAAGACVLGEGTKRWGRRTERLAERAVRAVAEERVRIARELHDIVAHHMSVISLQAGLAQYVLDTDLATARKAITTVGDTSREALAEMRRLLDVLRVDHTEDDDFAPQPGLAVLGELVDRTRGAGLPVDVVVSGRARQLPPGPDLCAYRVAQESLTNVLKHAGPASARIELDYGENTLTLKVSDDGATTRPRPATATSHGIRGMRERAELYGGVLTAGPAEGAGSRWSCGCRWVGTGCRWVGNCDGARACGR, via the coding sequence GTGAGGGTGAACCTGCGACCTGCCCTGCTGGACGTGCTGCTGGCGTCGGTGCTCACCGCGCTGACCTTCTTCACGTTGATCAGCCACACCGACGGCCGCGCGGGCCCGTTCGTCCACGTGCTGGCCGCGCTCACCGCCGCGCCGCTCGTGCTGCGGCAGCTCGCGCCGGTGGTGACGACGCTGGTGATCGCGGGCGCGCTGGCGGCGTACAGCCTGCTCGGCTACGGCGACCACCCCAACGCCGGGATAGGCGTGCTGATCGCCCTGTTCACCGTGGCGACCCTCCGGTCCCGGCCCGTGACGGCGGCGCTGTTCGTGCTCACCGTCACCGTGATGACGGTGTCGTTCCTGACGACGACGAGCCCGGCCAGCTGGTCGGAGATCGCCCAGTCGGTGCTGGAGGCCGCCGGGGCGTGCGTGCTCGGCGAGGGCACGAAGCGGTGGGGGCGGCGGACCGAGCGGCTGGCCGAACGGGCGGTGCGGGCGGTCGCGGAGGAACGGGTGCGCATCGCCAGGGAGCTGCACGACATCGTCGCCCACCACATGTCGGTGATCTCGTTGCAGGCCGGTCTGGCGCAGTACGTGCTGGACACCGACCTGGCCACCGCGCGGAAGGCGATCACCACCGTCGGCGACACGAGCCGGGAGGCGCTGGCGGAGATGCGCAGGCTGCTGGACGTGCTGCGGGTGGACCACACCGAGGACGACGACTTCGCGCCGCAGCCGGGACTGGCGGTGCTCGGCGAACTGGTGGACCGCACGCGCGGGGCTGGGCTGCCGGTCGACGTGGTCGTCTCCGGTCGCGCCAGGCAGCTGCCGCCGGGGCCGGACCTGTGCGCCTACCGGGTGGCGCAGGAGTCGCTGACCAACGTGCTGAAGCACGCCGGGCCCGCGTCCGCGCGGATCGAGCTCGACTACGGGGAGAACACGTTGACGCTCAAGGTGTCCGATGACGGTGCTACGACCCGGCCCCGGCCCGCGACCGCGACGTCGCACGGCATTCGCGGGATGCGGGAGCGCGCGGAGCTGTACGGGGGTGTGCTGACCGCCGGTCCGGCCGAGGGGGCGGGTTCGCGGTGGTCGTGCGGTTGCCGATGGGTGGGGACCGGCTGCCGATGGGTGGGGAACTGTGACGGTGCGCGTGCTTGTGGCCGATGA
- a CDS encoding MFS transporter, translating into MVSTLGRRASFQVAAAVTGVALWTSGAPSVTYPLYGEQWHLTPAVTTAIFAVYPAVLVAVLVVAGDLSDHIGRRKAILLGLGANLVGTLLFAVAPDVGWVFVGRAFMGVGVGLSMSPSTAAMVEFSPAGQAKRASSTTTASTAAGLVLATLVGGALIEYAPFPTHLNFWVLTVVITAVLGAAWLLPRESPTGAAGPWRPRIPFIPKGLGVLFATAALAVTAAYASGALMLSLGANIAQGLIGSDNALVNGSVIALSAAVIGLVALWAKGFSSRAVIVAGGVATAVGMALLVLSSAEHSLALLVLASIGSGAGYSLLFLGGLTLISTHAPAHHRGGALSAVYLVGYLMQGVVAIGLGLLATSSGLRFAIDVGGPAVTLLGLAALVLVVATGRTPAPVREPAVAR; encoded by the coding sequence ATGGTGTCGACGCTGGGACGGCGGGCGAGTTTCCAGGTGGCGGCCGCGGTCACCGGCGTGGCCCTGTGGACCAGCGGGGCGCCCAGCGTGACGTACCCGCTCTACGGTGAGCAGTGGCACTTGACACCGGCGGTGACCACGGCGATCTTCGCCGTCTACCCCGCCGTCCTGGTCGCGGTGCTCGTGGTCGCGGGCGACCTGTCCGACCACATCGGCCGCCGCAAGGCGATCCTGCTCGGACTCGGCGCGAACCTGGTGGGCACGCTGCTGTTCGCGGTCGCGCCCGACGTGGGCTGGGTGTTCGTCGGCCGCGCGTTCATGGGCGTCGGCGTGGGCCTGTCCATGAGCCCCTCCACCGCCGCCATGGTCGAGTTCAGCCCCGCGGGGCAGGCCAAGCGGGCCAGTTCGACCACGACCGCGTCCACCGCCGCGGGCCTGGTGCTGGCGACGCTGGTCGGCGGCGCGCTCATCGAGTACGCGCCGTTCCCGACCCACCTCAACTTCTGGGTGCTGACCGTGGTCATCACCGCCGTCCTGGGCGCCGCGTGGCTCCTCCCCCGCGAGTCCCCGACGGGCGCCGCGGGCCCGTGGCGGCCGCGGATCCCCTTCATCCCCAAGGGTTTGGGCGTCCTGTTCGCCACCGCCGCGCTGGCGGTGACCGCTGCCTACGCGTCGGGAGCGCTCATGCTCTCACTCGGCGCCAACATCGCGCAGGGCCTGATCGGCTCGGACAACGCGCTCGTCAACGGCTCCGTGATCGCGTTGAGCGCGGCCGTCATCGGCCTGGTCGCGTTGTGGGCCAAGGGGTTCTCCAGCCGCGCGGTGATCGTCGCGGGCGGCGTCGCCACCGCCGTCGGCATGGCGCTGCTGGTGCTGTCGTCGGCGGAGCACTCGCTGGCGCTGCTGGTGCTCGCGTCGATCGGCAGCGGAGCCGGGTACAGCCTGCTGTTCCTCGGCGGCCTCACGCTGATCAGCACCCACGCCCCCGCCCACCACCGCGGCGGCGCGCTGTCGGCCGTGTACCTGGTGGGCTACCTGATGCAGGGGGTCGTCGCGATCGGCCTCGGCCTGCTCGCGACCTCGTCGGGACTCCGGTTCGCCATCGACGTCGGCGGCCCTGCGGTCACCCTGCTCGGACTGGCCGCCCTCGTGCTGGTGGTGGCGACCGGCCGGACGCCCGCCCCGGTCCGGGAACCCGCCGTCGCCCGCTAG
- a CDS encoding FAD-binding protein: MPKNWAGNVVFSAEHLETPTSLEWLRDVVAGTARLHVLGAGHSFSRIADTTGTLVSLRDLPDVFDVDTEAGTVRVGAGMRLAELASRLHGRGLALHNMPSLPHITIAGTIATATHGSGDTNGPLASAVRSIDLVTADGSLLTLTEGDERLEGAVVSFGALGIVTAVELAVVPAFEVEQRVHEGLDWSVLFDHSAELFAQAYSVSVFTDWQDSCSAWVKRRVDDPAPDLSWAGTHEADGPRHPIPGISAEHCTPQLGEVGAWHERLPHFRPEFTPSVGAELQSEYMVPRSHASEALRALRELGPLIGPVLQTAEIRTVAPDQYWLSFAHGRPSLAFHFTWVPDTAAVRPVLARIEAALAPWSVRPHWGKLFEAGPDVLAPRYERWADFASLRDGLDPDGKFRNEAVDRLFPR, encoded by the coding sequence ATGCCGAAGAACTGGGCGGGCAACGTCGTCTTCTCCGCCGAGCACCTGGAGACGCCGACCTCGTTGGAATGGCTGCGGGACGTCGTGGCGGGCACGGCGCGGCTCCACGTGCTCGGCGCGGGCCACTCGTTCAGCCGGATCGCGGACACCACGGGCACGCTGGTCTCGCTGCGGGACCTGCCGGACGTGTTCGACGTGGACACCGAGGCCGGCACCGTGCGCGTCGGGGCGGGTATGCGGCTGGCCGAACTGGCCTCGCGGTTGCACGGGCGGGGGCTGGCGCTGCACAACATGCCCTCGCTGCCGCACATCACGATCGCGGGCACCATCGCGACGGCGACGCACGGGTCCGGTGACACCAACGGCCCGCTGGCGAGCGCCGTCCGGTCGATCGACCTGGTGACGGCCGACGGCTCGCTGCTCACGCTCACCGAAGGCGACGAACGCCTGGAAGGGGCGGTCGTCTCGTTCGGCGCGCTCGGGATCGTGACCGCCGTGGAACTCGCCGTGGTGCCCGCGTTCGAGGTCGAGCAGCGGGTCCACGAGGGACTCGACTGGTCGGTCCTGTTCGACCACTCCGCCGAGCTGTTCGCCCAGGCGTACAGCGTCAGCGTGTTCACCGACTGGCAGGACAGCTGCTCGGCGTGGGTCAAGCGCCGCGTCGACGACCCGGCTCCCGACCTGTCGTGGGCGGGCACGCACGAGGCCGACGGCCCGCGCCACCCGATCCCCGGCATCTCCGCCGAGCACTGCACCCCGCAGCTCGGGGAAGTCGGCGCGTGGCACGAGCGGCTGCCGCACTTCCGCCCGGAGTTCACGCCGAGCGTCGGCGCGGAACTCCAGTCGGAGTACATGGTGCCGCGCTCGCACGCGTCCGAGGCGCTGCGGGCGCTGCGCGAACTGGGCCCGCTGATCGGTCCGGTGCTCCAGACCGCCGAGATCCGCACCGTCGCGCCCGACCAGTACTGGCTCAGCTTCGCGCACGGCAGGCCGAGCCTGGCGTTCCACTTCACCTGGGTTCCGGACACCGCCGCCGTCCGCCCGGTGCTGGCCCGCATCGAGGCCGCGCTGGCCCCGTGGTCGGTCCGGCCGCACTGGGGCAAGCTGTTCGAGGCGGGCCCTGACGTGCTTGCGCCCCGGTACGAGCGGTGGGCCGATTTCGCGAGCCTGCGCGACGGGCTGGACCCGGACGGCAAGTTCCGCAACGAGGCCGTCGACCGCCTGTTCCCGCGCTGA
- a CDS encoding HAD-IA family hydrolase — MTEYIDVACLAVLFDCDGVLVEGPGVAGAGGVKSAPGALELLVSLPDNWAVVTSGSSALLRARMDEAGLPVPPVVVAGGDVERGKPAPDGYLEAARRLGIAVTECVVVDGGVGCGGSGGVGGEGVARAGG; from the coding sequence ATGACCGAGTACATCGACGTCGCGTGTCTGGCTGTGCTGTTCGACTGCGATGGGGTGCTGGTCGAAGGTCCGGGCGTCGCGGGTGCGGGTGGTGTGAAGTCGGCGCCTGGGGCTTTGGAGTTGCTCGTTTCGCTTCCGGACAACTGGGCGGTGGTGACGTCCGGTTCGTCCGCGTTGTTGCGTGCTCGGATGGATGAGGCTGGTTTGCCGGTGCCGCCGGTTGTCGTCGCGGGTGGGGATGTCGAGCGGGGGAAGCCTGCGCCTGATGGGTATTTGGAGGCTGCGCGGCGGCTTGGGATCGCGGTCACCGAGTGCGTGGTCGTCGATGGTGGTGTTGGTTGCGGGGGTTCAGGCGGGGTTGGCGGCGAAGGCGTTGCACGTGCTGGGGGTTAG
- a CDS encoding alpha-glucosidase, protein MTDLSNAPWWTSAVVYQVYPRSFADSTGDGIGDLVGVTAHLDHLERLGVDVVWLSPVYLSPQADNGYDISDYQAVDPAFGTLADFDRLLAETHARGMKLVMDLVVNHSSDEHPWFVESRSSKDNPKRDWYWWRPAREPFAAGEPGAEPTNWESFFSGPAWTLDEATGEYYLHLFDRKQPDLNWENAEVRAAVHEMMRWWLDRGVDGFRMDVINLISKDPALPDGATTGTGGLGNGFPHYATGPRVHEFIQEMRREVFDGREGSFLTVGEMPGVTWEDARLFTDPARAELDMVFQFEHVSLDHGPGGKFDPKPLDLRDLKASLGRWQTALADTGWNSLYWNNHDQPRVVSRFGDDGQWWRESATALATVLHLHRGTPYVYQGEELGMTNAPFASVDDLRDVESLNHYRASVEAGQDPAEVMRALRAMGRDNARTPMQWDGGVNAGFGGGTPWLAVNPNHEWLNAAAQYDDPKSVFQHYRALIELRHTLPVVAVGDFTMLLADHPHVYAYERSLGGTRLLVVANLHGTEQTCEVDPEWSAADVVLTNAEQGKIEAGRVALRPWEAFVLRLT, encoded by the coding sequence ATGACCGATCTGTCGAACGCGCCGTGGTGGACCTCCGCCGTCGTCTACCAGGTGTATCCGCGTAGTTTCGCGGATTCGACGGGTGATGGGATCGGGGATCTGGTTGGTGTCACGGCGCATCTGGACCACCTGGAGCGGCTTGGGGTGGATGTGGTCTGGTTGTCGCCGGTCTACCTGTCGCCGCAGGCTGACAACGGGTATGACATCTCGGACTACCAGGCGGTTGATCCTGCGTTCGGGACGTTGGCGGATTTCGATCGGTTGCTGGCCGAGACGCATGCGCGTGGGATGAAGTTGGTCATGGATCTGGTGGTCAACCACAGTTCCGATGAGCACCCGTGGTTCGTGGAGTCGCGGTCGTCGAAGGACAACCCGAAGCGCGACTGGTACTGGTGGCGGCCTGCGCGGGAGCCGTTCGCGGCGGGTGAGCCGGGGGCGGAACCGACGAATTGGGAGTCGTTCTTCTCGGGGCCCGCGTGGACGTTGGACGAGGCGACCGGGGAGTACTACCTGCACCTGTTCGACCGGAAGCAGCCGGATCTGAACTGGGAGAACGCCGAGGTGCGGGCGGCGGTGCACGAGATGATGCGGTGGTGGCTCGATCGCGGGGTCGACGGGTTCCGGATGGATGTCATCAACCTGATCTCGAAGGACCCTGCCCTCCCCGATGGCGCGACCACGGGAACTGGTGGGCTCGGCAACGGCTTTCCGCACTACGCCACGGGGCCGCGTGTGCACGAGTTCATCCAGGAGATGCGGCGCGAGGTGTTCGACGGTCGTGAGGGCAGCTTCCTGACCGTTGGTGAGATGCCGGGCGTGACCTGGGAGGACGCGCGGCTGTTCACCGATCCGGCGCGTGCCGAACTGGACATGGTGTTCCAGTTCGAGCACGTCTCGCTGGACCACGGGCCCGGTGGCAAGTTCGATCCGAAGCCGCTTGACCTGCGCGATCTGAAGGCGTCGTTGGGCCGGTGGCAGACCGCGCTCGCCGACACCGGGTGGAACAGCCTCTACTGGAACAACCACGACCAGCCGCGGGTGGTGTCGCGGTTCGGCGACGACGGGCAGTGGTGGCGTGAGTCGGCGACGGCGCTGGCCACGGTGCTGCACCTGCACCGGGGCACGCCGTACGTGTACCAGGGCGAGGAGCTGGGCATGACGAACGCCCCGTTCGCGAGCGTGGACGACCTGCGCGACGTCGAGTCGCTCAACCACTACCGCGCGAGCGTCGAGGCAGGTCAGGACCCCGCCGAGGTCATGAGGGCGCTGCGCGCGATGGGTCGGGACAACGCCAGGACGCCGATGCAGTGGGACGGGGGTGTGAACGCCGGGTTCGGTGGTGGCACGCCGTGGCTCGCGGTGAACCCGAACCACGAGTGGCTCAACGCCGCCGCGCAGTACGACGACCCGAAGTCGGTGTTCCAGCACTACCGGGCGCTCATCGAGCTGCGGCACACCCTTCCGGTGGTGGCGGTCGGCGACTTCACGATGCTGCTGGCCGATCACCCGCACGTGTACGCCTACGAGCGGTCGCTGGGCGGCACGCGGCTGCTGGTCGTGGCGAACCTGCACGGCACCGAGCAGACCTGCGAGGTCGACCCGGAGTGGTCAGCCGCCGATGTCGTGCTGACCAACGCCGAACAGGGCAAGATCGAGGCAGGTCGGGTGGCGCTGCGTCCGTGGGAGGCGTTCGTCCTCCGGCTGACCTGA